The Hahella sp. HNIBRBA332 genome window below encodes:
- a CDS encoding zinc ribbon domain-containing protein produces MAFSKLEQNILKAKGLSDDNIQALVDAGIESKQDFHTVGDAGTLAALSGLDPNVAAEVMAWAVGPQAATSTSASSSILNPSVVVESADIVKCAHCQHRQPKDYKSGDLCVSCGRQVERFATCHWCAASGPGNFCRSCGAEFVPVADFEIAVMLKREGVAKDQIAQRVRDLSADEKDTLWGRIRSLRGHS; encoded by the coding sequence ATGGCGTTTTCCAAACTAGAACAGAATATATTGAAAGCTAAAGGCCTAAGTGACGACAACATTCAGGCGTTAGTGGACGCTGGCATTGAAAGCAAGCAGGACTTTCACACCGTTGGCGATGCTGGCACCCTGGCCGCACTGTCCGGCCTTGATCCAAACGTCGCCGCTGAAGTGATGGCCTGGGCGGTTGGTCCTCAAGCCGCCACCTCTACTTCCGCTTCCTCATCTATTTTAAATCCGTCCGTCGTCGTTGAAAGCGCGGACATCGTGAAGTGCGCGCATTGTCAGCATCGTCAGCCTAAAGATTACAAAAGCGGCGACCTGTGCGTTTCCTGCGGACGTCAGGTCGAGCGTTTCGCCACCTGTCATTGGTGTGCGGCGTCCGGCCCCGGCAATTTCTGTCGTTCATGTGGGGCTGAGTTTGTGCCGGTGGCGGACTTCGAAATCGCGGTAATGCTAAAACGAGAGGGCGTCGCCAAAGATCAGATTGCGCAACGGGTGCGAGACCTGTCCGCAGATGAAAAAGACACTTTATGGGGACGGATTCGCAGTCTTCGCGGCCATTCTTAA
- a CDS encoding LysR family transcriptional regulator gives MDLRELRYFIAVYELGSISAAARRCYVAQPSISAAIQHLEAHLDTMLFSRHSKGVYPSDSAQRLYPLAKKLTSEAQAISQLFRNKPQPMPFSLGLMRSLGAERMSFLLKELIQSVESLELSLVNPEEPCDARIITPAYLRDDEHFQPIWLDRYLLALPAGHSLSLQEQVTLEELDNLPFIHRSPCDALESLQQELRHRKISFLTRANIRTIEYALGLVSAGVGAALAPDWPETRERKDIVLRPLVDVNLELEIGLAYPKKRAMEGPLACLQGLCLRRWEETGAQERTGG, from the coding sequence ATGGATTTACGAGAACTGCGTTACTTCATTGCGGTGTATGAGTTGGGTTCTATCTCTGCCGCTGCAAGGCGTTGTTATGTGGCGCAGCCTTCTATCTCCGCCGCTATTCAGCACCTGGAGGCGCATCTTGATACGATGCTGTTTTCCCGTCACAGCAAAGGCGTCTACCCCAGTGACTCGGCGCAGCGTCTTTACCCCCTGGCGAAAAAGCTCACCAGCGAGGCGCAGGCGATCTCCCAACTATTTCGCAACAAGCCGCAGCCCATGCCATTTTCGCTTGGTCTGATGCGTTCACTGGGGGCGGAGCGCATGAGTTTTTTGTTGAAAGAGCTGATTCAGTCGGTAGAGTCGCTGGAACTGAGCTTGGTGAATCCCGAGGAGCCCTGTGACGCTCGTATCATTACGCCAGCCTATCTGCGTGATGACGAACACTTTCAACCTATCTGGCTTGATCGCTATCTGTTGGCGCTGCCGGCGGGGCATTCGCTCAGTCTGCAGGAGCAAGTAACATTGGAGGAGCTGGATAATCTCCCCTTTATTCATCGCAGTCCATGTGATGCGCTGGAAAGCCTGCAACAGGAATTGCGCCATCGCAAAATCAGCTTTCTGACACGGGCGAATATCCGCACGATTGAGTATGCGTTGGGGCTGGTCAGCGCTGGCGTGGGCGCTGCGCTGGCGCCGGACTGGCCGGAAACCCGTGAGCGCAAGGACATCGTATTGCGCCCGTTGGTAGATGTGAATCTGGAGCTGGAGATCGGCCTGGCGTATCCGAAAAAGCGCGCTATGGAAGGGCCGCTGGCCTGCCTGCAAGGCCTGTGTCTGAGGCGCTGGGAAGAAACGGGCGCACAGGAACGCACCGGCGGATGA